The proteins below come from a single Mytilus edulis chromosome 5, xbMytEdul2.2, whole genome shotgun sequence genomic window:
- the LOC139523851 gene encoding DAZ-associated protein 1-like — protein MGDRRDDPGKFFVGNLSWDTDNDSLWNYFSQYGQLSDAVVIMDRETGRSRGFGFVTFRDPKCVDEVLHQQQHEIDGRQISAKPCNSR, from the exons ATGGGAGACCGAAGAGATGACCCTGG CAAATTTTTTGTTGGAAACCTTAGCTGGGATACAGATAATG ACAGCTTATGGAACTACTTCAGTCAGTATGGACAGCTCTCAGATGCTGTTGTTATCATGGACAGAGAAACTGGAAGGTCCAGAGGTTTTGGTTTTGTGACATTCAGAGATCCAAAATGTGTGGATGAAGTATTACACCAACAACAACACGAAATTGATGGCAGACAG ATCAGTGCCAAACCTTGCAACAGCCGATAG
- the LOC139525440 gene encoding dnaJ homolog subfamily A member 2-like, whose amino-acid sequence MADSKLYDILGVSRSAQDNEIKKAYYKLAKEYHPDKNPEAGEKFKEISFAYEVLSNADKRETYDRYGLQGLKEGAGSSGGFPDIFGDLFGGIFGGGSPFGGGFGGMGGPRRGRRKGEDTYHPLKVTLEDLYNGKTSKLQLSKTTICTKCSGVGGKQGAMHRCKTCNGRGVKVTLRQLGPGMVQQMQSICPDCRGEGETISEKDKCKECKGKKVTQQTKVLEVHVDKGMKDNQKIPFRGEGDQLPDIEPGDVIIVLQTQDHEVFTREGEDLLCSYTLSLTEALCGFQFTLKQLDGRDLLIKNPPGQVIHPGSVKVVKGEGMSVYRNPFEKGDLIVKFDITFPPKNFADPEQLKKLESLLPSRPEREIPTGEDVEEVDLVEFDESRGGRRRNRDAYNEDDEDEEGGHGPRVQCAHQ is encoded by the exons gCATATTATAAGCTTGCAAAAGAATATCATCCAGACAAAAACCCAGAAGCAGGTGAAAAG TTTAAAGAAATAAGTTTTGCCTATGAGGTTCTATCAAACGCAGATAAAAGAGAGACCTATGACAGATATGGTTTACAAGGACTCAAAGAAGGTGCTGGATCCTCAG GTGGATTCCCAGATATATTTGGAGATCTTTTTGGTGGAATATTTGGTGGTGGCAGTCCATTTGGTGGTGGATTTGGAGGAATGGGTGGACCAAGGAGAGGAAGAAGAAAAGGAGAAGACACTTATCACCCTTTAAA GGTTACATTAGAAGACTTGTATAATGGAAAGACTTCTAAATTACAACTAAGCAAAactacaatatgtacaaaatgtagtgG GGTTGGTGGTAAACAGGGAGCTATGCACAGATGCAAGACCTGTAATGGCAGAGGTGTGAAAGTAACATTGAGACAGCTTGGTCCCGGTATGGTACAACAGATGCAGTCTATATGTCCCGACTGTCGAGGAGAAG gAGAGACCATTAGTGAAAAAGATAAATGTAAAGAATGTAAAGGAAAGAAAGTTACACAACAGACCAAGGTGTTAGAAGTTCATGTAGATAAAGGCATGAAAGATAACCAGAAAATACCATTCCGAGGAGAAGGAGATCAGCTG CCTGATATTGAACCTGGAGATGTGATAATTGTTTTACAAACCCAAGATCATGAAGTTTTTACAAGAGAGGGTGAAGATCTGCTTTGTTCTTACACATTGAGTTTAACAGAAGCTTTATGTGGGTTCCAGTTTACATTGAAACAGTTAGATGGTAGAGATTTACTTATAAAAAATCCTCCTGGACAAGTAATACACCCAG GATCTGTTAAAGTTGTGAAAGGTGAAGGCATGTCTGTGTATAGAAATCCATTTGAGAAGGGAGATTTAATTGTGAAATTTGATATCACTTTCCCACCCAAAAACTTTGCTGACCCAGAACAGTTAAAA AAACTAGAAAGCCTGTTACCTAGCAGACCAGAACGAGAGATTCCGACAGGTGAAGATGTAGAAGAAGTGGACTTAGTAGAATTTGATGAAAGTCGTGGAGGTCGTAGGAGAAATAGAGACGCTTACAATGAGGATGATGAGGATGAAGAAGGAGGACATGGACCTAGGGTGCAATGTGCACATCAATAA
- the LOC139522593 gene encoding zinc finger protein 862-like, giving the protein MGKRKRDDSDQNSKSAKNARSFSQKWLQLFLWLRFDSMLNAMFCDICQKHKLKNNFVKPGSTNFRKSAVVEHANSNDHVQALKLETASKSNPIVSVFEKVHEKTDNAMCTLFRNAYFIAKENLPMDKFQSLNDLNKSNGAVITSKLYQENNACSEFIQIISDSIEQEVMSDVKLSPAVGIMIDESTDLATQKHLILYLSYLKAGELKISYTKLLNLSSGTAVSITAHIIAYLKSFGVDLSKIFGMGSDGASVMIGKHGGVSQLLKDTSPHLVEVHCVAHRLALACVDTAKEIPDIKFLESIVSTVYSYYKRSPTNLAELRSWQLIIDDPLLNPLDIHKVRWLSMGNALDNLRRSVVSIVNMLGDQTDTDIVANSLHNSMTTYKFFFMLYFLSDLFGKINQLSKSLQKRDLSYATVKQLVDSFLMAIEAEYLTELPSFGPLFTEFLKSTEQSDTFKTITFQRNHRDIHLKKRAVQCAQLIHDNIRDRFPDNKIFEAFSVFEPSNFPSSVADLPRYGEQQLECLREHYNLINQEELQVEWGILKYLIFNNYKGLLFADLLTAIISRKDQFPNAISLMEISRILPVSSVECERGFSRQNIIKTKLRCSLGIDSLDQLMRISLVGVDVNDFDPVPAIRKWQSVRNRHVYQNNAFSKLMNVRS; this is encoded by the coding sequence ATGGGCAAACGTAAACGTGACGATTCCGATCAAAATTCGAAATCTGCTAAAAATGCTAGAAGCTTTAGTCAAAAATGGTTACAACTGTTTTTATGGTTAAGATTTGACAGTATGCTAAATGCCATGTTTTGTGACATTTGtcaaaaacataaactgaaaaataactttgtaaaGCCTGGTTCGACAAATTTTCGAAAGTCAGCCGTTGTAGAACATGCTAATAGCAATGACCACGTTCAAGCTCTTAAATTAGAGACAGCTTCAAAAAGTAATCCAATCGTATCAGTATTTGAGAAAGTTCATGAAAAGACTGACAACGCTATGTGCACCTTGTTCCGTAATGCTTACTTTATTGCTAAAGAAAACTTACCAATGGACAAATTTCAgtcattaaatgatttaaataaatcTAATGGTGCCGTGATCACTTCTAAATTATACCAAGAGAACAATGCCTGTTCCGAATTTATTCAGATAATATCCGATAGTATAGAGCAAGAGGTGATGTCCGATGTAAAGTTAAGTCCCGCCGTGGGAATTATGATCGACGAGTCAACTGATCTGGCTACTCAAAAACATTTAATCTTGTACTTATCATACCTCAAAGCTGGTGAACTGAAAATTAGTTATACAAAACTTTTGAACTTGTCTTCTGGTACCGCCGTGTCAATTACTGCACATATAATTGCCTATTTGAAGTCATTTGGTGTAGACTTGTCTAAAATATTCGGCATGGGGTCTGACGGTGCTTCGGTTATGATAGGAAAGCACGGAGGTGTATCTCAGCTTTTAAAAGACACTTCTCCACACTTAGTAGAGGTTCATTGCGTAGCTCACCGCCTAGCATTAGCCTGTGTCGACACGGCAAAAGAAATTCCGGACATTAAATTTTTAGAAAGCATTGTAAGCACTGTATATTCGTACTACAAACGTTCACCCACAAACCTTGCTGAACTACGATCATGGCAACTCATAATAGATGATCCGTTGTTAAATCCGCTTGACATTCACAAAGTCCGCTGGCTTTCTATGGGAAATGCTTTAGACAATCTCCGCCGTTCTGTTGTTTCCATAGTAAACATGTTAGGCGACCAGACTGACACCGACATCGTGGCTAATTCTCTACACAACAGTATGACAACATACAAGTTCTTTTTCATGCTCTACTTTTTATCCGACCTGTTTGGTAAAATAAATCAGCTCAGCAAATCACTCCAGAAACGAGACTTGTCTTATGCCACCGTGAAACAACTAGTTGACTCTTTTCTTATGGCAATAGAGGCCGAGTACTTAACCGAACTTCCTTCATTTGGGCCATTATTTACCGAATTTCTAAAATCAACAGAACAATCTGACACCTTCAAAACTATCACCTTTCAACGTAACCACCGTGACATTCATCTTAAGAAAAGAGCCGTGCAATGTGCCCAATTGATTCATGATAACATTCGCGACCGATTTCCAGACAACAAAATTTTTGAAGCATTCTCTGTGTTTGAACCGTCGAACTTTCCGAGTAGTGTTGCCGACCTTCCTCGCTACGGTGAACAACAGTTAGAGTGTCTCCGGGAACATTATAATTTAATCAACCAAGAAGAACTACAAGTAGAATGGGGCATACTTAAGTATTTGATCTTCAATAACTACAAGGGACTTTTGTTTGCCGATCTGTTAACCGCCATTATTTCAAGAAAAGACCAGTTCCCTAATGCAATTTCTCTAATGGAAATTTCACGTATTTTGCCGGTTTCAAGTGTCGAATGCGAAAGGGGTTTTTCAAGGCAGAACATTATTAAGACAAAGCTAAGGTGTAGTCTGGGTATTGATTCTTTAGATCAACTTATGAGAATAAGCTTAGTAGGTGTAGATGTTAATGACTTCGACCCTGTTCCTGCGATCCGCAAATGGCAATCCGTTCGTAACCGCCATGTGTATCAGAACAATGCATTCAGCAAGCTGATGAATGTTAGATCTTAA